Proteins from a single region of Schistocerca gregaria isolate iqSchGreg1 chromosome 3, iqSchGreg1.2, whole genome shotgun sequence:
- the LOC126354468 gene encoding N-alpha-acetyltransferase 40-like yields the protein MGRKTSKGKEKRLQQREEALQIAAAKAVVDKANAQEDPLAPFPAFRNFNKNGVEATLSCVKSENIDNDTWNWIFNLLECNMKPLYNSCSWGWNEKVKKEELTDERALYLVARDKEGKALAFSHFRFDLDYGVEVLYCYELQLEAAVRRKGLGKFMMQVLELMGFSAKMKKVVLTVLKHNPDAMNFFTALRYSLDETSPEDNLYEEFPYVILSKPNKKLLSSV from the exons ATGGGGCGCAAAACatcaaaaggaaaggaaaaaaggctgcaGCAGAGAGAGGAAGCTCTTCAGATAGCTGCTGCCAAAGCTGTAGTTGATAAAGCAAATGCTCAAGAAGATCCTCTAGCACCATTTCCTGCCTTCAGAAATTTCAACAAAAATGGAGTTGAGGCAACACTTTCTTGTGTTAAAAGTGAAAACATTGACAACGATACGTGGAATTGGATTTTTAATTTACTGGAGTGCAATATGAAACCGCTGTACAACTCTTGCAGCTGGGGTTGGAATGAGAAAGTAAAGAAAGAAGAACTGACTGATGAACGAGCATTATATCTTGTAGCAAGGGATAAGGAGGGCAAAGCATTAGCATTCTCGCATTTTCGATTCGATTTAGATTATGGGGTAGAAGTTTTGTATTGCTATGAATTGCAGCTGGAAGCCGCGGTTCGGAGAAAAGGTCTGGGGAAATTTATGATGCAG GTGTTGGAACTGATGGGATTTTCAGCCAAAATGAAAAAAGTTGTGCTGACAGTCCTGAAGCATAATCCAGACGCAATGAATTTCTTCACCGCCCTGAGGTATTCACTGGATGAAACCTCTCCAGAAGACAACCTTTATGAAGAGTTTCCATATGTAATTCTCAGCAAACCAAATAAGAAGCTACTGTCATCTGTGTAA